One window of Phycisphaeraceae bacterium genomic DNA carries:
- a CDS encoding flagellin has protein sequence MSRINSNVQSLIAQRVLQQNQHSLSTSLERLSTGLRISRGKDDPAGLIASENLRAEIQSTNQAVANANRADQVVNIAEGGLQEVSSLLTELQGLITSSSSSAGISDAERQANQLQVDSILQTIDRISSATSFQGVKLLNGSFDFRTSNVASGIADFRINAAKYSGGSLHTDILVTGSAQQAGFYLSFGATSIDTAANSQFTIEVGGVFGTRQLTFSSSTSLTNIAAAINSFASVTGTRATASGTGIKLFSSEFGSSQYTSIKVVRSAGIASSSQEGIYDLNATDTNSASTTLRSTFANAINTLTDKGQDLQATINGIIATAHGKNARINTDFLDVEATLTTTQAQTLGAVGTSHAFTITGGGADFQLSGQVNIAGRVSIGIQTVNTAQLGNSTSGFVNSLASGQSNNLVNGNSEQAQQVVNKAIEQISSLRGRLGAFQSNTVGSTIRSLSVSVENTTAAESAIRDADFAAETAGLTRAQILVNASTNVLGLANQAPQSVLQLLG, from the coding sequence ATGAGCCGCATCAACTCAAACGTTCAGTCTCTGATCGCCCAGCGGGTGTTGCAACAGAACCAGCATTCGCTGTCCACATCGCTCGAGCGGCTCAGCACCGGCCTGAGGATCAGCCGCGGCAAGGACGACCCCGCCGGCCTGATCGCTTCCGAGAACCTTCGCGCCGAGATTCAATCCACCAACCAGGCCGTGGCCAACGCAAACCGCGCCGATCAGGTGGTCAACATCGCCGAGGGGGGCTTGCAGGAAGTCAGCTCGCTGCTGACCGAGCTGCAGGGGCTCATCACCAGCTCCTCGTCCTCCGCCGGCATCTCCGACGCGGAGCGCCAGGCCAACCAGTTGCAGGTCGATTCGATCCTGCAGACCATCGACCGCATTTCGTCCGCCACAAGTTTCCAGGGCGTCAAGCTGCTGAACGGCAGCTTCGATTTCCGGACCAGCAACGTCGCAAGCGGGATCGCGGACTTCCGCATCAACGCCGCGAAATACTCCGGTGGTTCGCTCCACACTGACATCCTCGTGACAGGATCTGCGCAGCAGGCCGGCTTTTACCTCTCCTTCGGCGCGACTTCTATTGATACAGCGGCCAACAGCCAGTTTACGATCGAGGTCGGCGGAGTTTTCGGAACACGTCAACTCACGTTCAGTTCCTCGACGTCGCTCACCAATATCGCTGCGGCAATCAACAGCTTTGCGTCTGTGACCGGAACCCGGGCGACGGCCTCGGGAACCGGAATCAAGCTCTTCAGCAGCGAGTTCGGCTCGTCGCAGTACACCTCGATCAAGGTTGTCCGCTCGGCCGGAATCGCCAGCAGCAGCCAAGAAGGCATCTACGACCTCAACGCCACCGACACGAATTCGGCCAGTACGACCCTACGCAGCACCTTCGCGAATGCGATCAACACTCTGACCGACAAGGGTCAGGATCTGCAGGCGACAATCAACGGGATTATCGCCACCGCGCACGGAAAGAATGCTCGCATCAACACCGACTTCCTGGACGTTGAAGCGACGCTTACCACGACCCAGGCACAGACGCTGGGCGCCGTGGGCACTTCCCACGCATTCACCATCACCGGGGGCGGCGCCGATTTCCAGCTCAGCGGGCAAGTCAATATCGCCGGGCGGGTGTCGATCGGCATTCAGACCGTCAACACCGCCCAGTTGGGCAATTCGACCTCGGGCTTCGTGAATTCGCTCGCCTCGGGTCAATCGAACAACCTGGTCAACGGCAATTCGGAACAGGCACAGCAGGTGGTCAACAAGGCGATCGAACAGATCTCTTCGCTGAGAGGCCGCCTGGGCGCGTTCCAGTCGAACACTGTGGGCTCGACGATTCGAAGCCTGAGCGTCTCGGTCGAGAACACGACCGCGGCCGAGTCCGCGATCCGCGACGCCGATTTCGCCGCGGAGACCGCCGGATTGACCCGGGCGCAGATTCTGGTGAACGCTAGCACCAATGTGCTTGGTCTTGCGAATCAGGCGCCGCAATCGGTTCTGCAGCTCCTCGGCTAA
- a CDS encoding flagellin: protein MGRINTNVQSLIAQRVLGQNQQSLSSSLQRLSTGLRINSGKDDPAGLIASNNLGAEIASKNAAVANANRADQVVNIAAGGLSEVSGLLTQLQGLITATSSSAGISDAERSANQLQIDSILQTIDRISTSTSFQGIKLLNGNFDFKTSGVASGVADYKINAAKFASSANVDVLVTGSAQQGGMFLSFGAASIDTGTGSQFTIEVGGASGSRQLTFSSSTSLTNIASAINSFTSITGVNATVSGTGIKLNSTDFGSANYVSLRVVNAGSIASSGQEGVYDLQSNDTNSASTTKRSTFGGVTNTITNKGKDMQATINGVAAITNGKTARINTDFLDVETTLTTTQSQTLGAVGSHAFSIIGGGATFTLAGNVDISGKVSIGIQSVGTTSLGNQVVGYLSQLASGQASNVVTGSTENAQKIVGAAIEQISSLSGRLGAFQSNTVGATIRSLGVAVENATAAQSIIRDADFAAETAGLTRSQILVNASTNVLGLANQAPQSVLQLLG from the coding sequence ATGGGCCGCATCAATACCAACGTCCAATCTCTGATCGCCCAGCGCGTGCTCGGCCAGAACCAGCAGTCGCTGAGCAGCTCGCTCCAACGCCTGTCCACAGGCCTTCGCATCAACAGCGGCAAGGACGACCCTGCGGGCCTTATCGCCAGCAACAACCTCGGCGCCGAGATCGCGAGCAAGAACGCCGCGGTCGCGAACGCCAACCGCGCCGATCAGGTGGTAAACATCGCCGCCGGCGGCCTGTCCGAAGTTTCGGGCCTGCTGACCCAGTTGCAGGGCCTGATCACGGCCACCTCTTCTTCCGCCGGTATTTCCGATGCGGAGCGCTCGGCCAACCAGCTCCAGATCGACTCGATCCTCCAGACGATCGATCGCATCTCGACCAGCACCTCGTTCCAGGGCATCAAGCTCCTGAACGGCAATTTCGACTTCAAAACGTCGGGAGTCGCCTCGGGCGTCGCCGACTACAAGATTAATGCCGCCAAGTTCGCCAGCAGCGCCAACGTCGACGTGCTCGTAACGGGCTCGGCGCAGCAGGGCGGGATGTTCCTCTCGTTCGGCGCCGCTTCGATCGATACGGGCACCGGCAGCCAGTTCACCATCGAAGTCGGCGGCGCCTCCGGCAGCCGTCAGCTCACGTTCAGCAGCTCCACGAGCCTGACCAACATTGCCTCTGCGATCAACAGCTTCACCAGCATCACCGGCGTCAATGCCACGGTTTCGGGAACGGGCATCAAGCTCAACTCGACCGACTTCGGCAGCGCCAACTACGTCAGCCTCCGCGTCGTCAACGCCGGCAGCATCGCCAGCAGCGGTCAAGAGGGTGTCTACGACCTGCAGTCCAACGACACCAATTCCGCTTCGACCACCAAGCGCAGCACTTTTGGTGGCGTGACCAACACGATCACCAACAAGGGCAAGGACATGCAGGCGACGATCAATGGCGTCGCCGCCATCACGAACGGCAAGACCGCCCGCATCAACACCGACTTCCTCGATGTTGAAACGACGCTCACGACGACGCAGTCGCAGACGCTCGGCGCCGTCGGCTCGCACGCCTTCTCCATCATCGGAGGCGGCGCAACATTTACGCTCGCCGGCAACGTCGATATCTCCGGCAAGGTCTCGATCGGCATCCAGTCGGTCGGAACGACCTCGCTGGGCAATCAGGTGGTTGGATACCTGAGCCAGCTCGCCAGCGGACAGGCTTCCAACGTCGTGACCGGCAGCACCGAGAACGCTCAGAAAATCGTTGGCGCCGCGATCGAACAAATCAGCTCGCTCTCCGGTCGACTCGGCGCGTTCCAGTCCAACACGGTCGGGGCCACCATCCGAAGCCTCGGCGTGGCGGTTGAGAACGCGACGGCAGCTCAGTCGATCATCCGGGATGCGGACTTCGCGGCGGAAACCGCGGGCCTCACCCGCTCGCAGATCCTCGTGAACGCCTCGACCAACGTGCTCGGTCTTGCCAACCAGGCCCCGCAGTCCGTGCTGCAGCTGCTCGGCTAA
- a CDS encoding flagellin: protein MARINTNIPSVLAQRNLRSIQSELQTRFERLSTGLRINRGADDPAGLIISERLRSNISGVNQGISNSDRAANVIATTEASLSEVSDLLNSIKSLIVESANTGANSDAERTANQLQIDSAIASITRISDTASFGSLKLLNGSLDYNLSGINPNDVVQAKVWNASFINQSTYNVKVNVVASAQTGALYFQPPSAAGTILSSTTLQIAGVRGVQTITVTSNSSLTSVVDAVNNLTSLTGIRASLINNDPTSGMVFSSVDYGSNAFVSVKRLQGPALAADAFSNNLYKVVNNLPAPSGSPFGWSTLISNGTVSVAQRDEGQNVQALVNGALATGDGLKIKVNSPNLSMDMQLSALFATTITGTPSNFDITGGGSLFQLGPDVSASQQASFATQSVAASNLGGVLVGSTMQFLSSLVTGGTNSIDASLKSKDFTTASNILERAIDEVSILRGRLGAFQRNVLEPNTRSLNSALENLTASSSAIRDADFAAETSALTRAQILSQSGTTVLQLANASSQSVLQLLQG from the coding sequence ATGGCCCGGATAAATACGAACATCCCGAGTGTGCTGGCGCAGAGGAACCTGCGCAGCATCCAGTCCGAATTACAGACGCGCTTCGAGCGCCTCTCCACCGGGCTGCGGATCAACCGCGGAGCCGATGACCCGGCGGGGCTCATCATCTCCGAGCGCCTGCGCTCCAACATCTCCGGAGTGAACCAGGGCATCAGCAACTCGGACCGAGCCGCGAACGTGATCGCGACGACCGAGGCCTCGCTCTCGGAAGTGAGCGATCTGCTCAATTCGATCAAGTCGCTGATCGTCGAGAGCGCCAACACCGGGGCGAACTCCGACGCGGAACGAACCGCGAATCAGCTTCAGATCGACTCCGCCATCGCGAGCATCACGCGCATCAGCGATACCGCCAGCTTCGGCTCGCTCAAACTGCTGAACGGAAGCCTCGACTACAACCTCTCCGGCATCAACCCCAACGACGTCGTGCAGGCAAAGGTCTGGAACGCTTCGTTCATCAATCAGTCCACCTACAACGTGAAGGTCAACGTCGTTGCTTCTGCGCAGACCGGCGCACTCTATTTCCAGCCGCCGTCCGCTGCCGGAACGATCCTCAGTTCGACGACTCTGCAGATCGCGGGCGTCCGGGGCGTGCAGACCATCACCGTCACCAGCAATTCTTCGCTGACGAGCGTCGTTGACGCTGTCAACAACCTCACCAGCCTGACCGGCATTCGCGCCTCGCTGATCAACAACGATCCGACCAGCGGCATGGTCTTCTCCTCCGTGGACTATGGCAGCAACGCCTTTGTCTCGGTCAAGCGACTCCAGGGCCCGGCGCTCGCGGCCGACGCGTTCAGCAACAATCTCTACAAAGTCGTCAACAACCTGCCCGCGCCCTCGGGTTCGCCCTTCGGCTGGTCCACACTTATCAGCAACGGAACGGTTTCCGTCGCGCAGCGCGACGAGGGACAGAACGTGCAGGCGCTGGTCAACGGTGCCCTCGCCACCGGCGACGGCCTCAAGATCAAGGTGAATTCCCCGAACCTCTCGATGGACATGCAGTTGTCCGCCTTGTTCGCGACAACGATCACCGGTACGCCCAGCAACTTCGACATCACGGGCGGCGGCTCGCTCTTCCAGCTCGGACCGGATGTGTCGGCTTCTCAGCAGGCCAGTTTCGCAACGCAGAGCGTCGCGGCTTCGAACCTCGGCGGCGTGCTCGTCGGCAGCACGATGCAGTTCCTCAGTTCGCTCGTGACCGGCGGCACCAACTCCATCGACGCAAGCCTCAAGAGCAAGGACTTCACGACCGCGAGCAACATCCTGGAGCGCGCGATCGACGAAGTGAGCATCCTGCGTGGACGGCTCGGCGCTTTCCAGCGAAACGTCCTTGAACCCAACACACGTTCGCTCAACAGCGCACTCGAGAATCTCACCGCGAGCAGCTCCGCGATCCGCGACGCCGACTTTGCCGCGGAAACCAGCGCACTGACTCGCGCCCAGATCCTGAGCCAGTCCGGCACGACGGTGCTGCAACTCGCAAACGCGTCCAGCCAGTCCGTTCTCCAGCTCCTCCAAGGCTAA
- the csrA gene encoding carbon storage regulator CsrA translates to MLVLSRQRDETIMIGDEIEITVVDIRGDKVRLGITAPTRIAVHRKEVYEAIKAENKQAARAISPGAAIASIDPSISPGPAKTINTSKTARLAAGPARAPDLTLTEQAAIPRRAEPRTA, encoded by the coding sequence ATGCTGGTGCTCTCGCGTCAGCGCGACGAAACGATCATGATCGGGGACGAAATCGAGATCACCGTGGTGGATATCCGCGGCGACAAGGTTCGTCTGGGCATCACGGCCCCCACCCGGATCGCGGTACATCGCAAGGAAGTTTACGAGGCGATCAAGGCGGAGAACAAGCAAGCAGCCCGAGCGATCTCGCCCGGTGCCGCGATCGCTTCGATCGATCCTTCGATCTCACCCGGACCCGCAAAGACAATCAATACGTCGAAGACCGCACGCCTGGCGGCCGGACCCGCGCGTGCGCCGGACTTGACGCTCACGGAACAAGCGGCCATTCCCCGAAGGGCCGAACCGCGGACCGCCTGA
- a CDS encoding flagellar assembly protein FliW — protein MEVRTSRFGTVNIADDRVISFQKGLLGFADCKRFCLLEPAEDACFFWLQSLEDPDLAFVVTDPMIFVPEYSVPIRPEQMAELGLAKLDDAQVFVVVNKIDRQLTGNLQGPLVINTLNRTGEQVVLAEKRWTVRHPLMTVGAAAPVRKAMSA, from the coding sequence ATGGAAGTTCGCACCAGCAGATTCGGGACGGTGAATATCGCGGATGATCGGGTGATCAGCTTCCAGAAGGGGCTGCTCGGCTTCGCGGACTGCAAGCGCTTCTGCCTGCTCGAGCCGGCGGAGGACGCTTGCTTCTTTTGGCTGCAGTCGCTCGAAGATCCGGACCTGGCCTTTGTGGTCACGGATCCGATGATCTTCGTACCGGAGTATTCCGTGCCGATCCGGCCGGAGCAGATGGCCGAACTCGGCCTGGCGAAGCTCGACGATGCGCAGGTTTTTGTCGTCGTCAACAAGATCGATCGCCAGTTGACGGGCAACCTTCAGGGCCCGCTCGTCATCAACACACTGAACAGAACGGGCGAGCAAGTGGTGCTCGCCGAAAAGCGTTGGACGGTCCGGCATCCGCTCATGACGGTCGGTGCCGCGGCACCCGTCCGCAAAGCCATGTCGGCCTGA
- a CDS encoding four helix bundle protein has product MADIEMGCQTRDLLRWGNEFRANERTRAFSLRVIKLAESLPATRTSEVIGRQLLRSGTSVGANYRAAQRAKSRRDFIHKLGTVEEEADESAYWMEMLIEAKIVKSARLHQLLQECNEILAIVAASARTARKKLD; this is encoded by the coding sequence ATGGCGGATATTGAGATGGGGTGTCAAACTCGAGATTTGCTACGTTGGGGGAATGAATTCAGGGCAAATGAACGCACGCGCGCGTTCTCGTTACGAGTCATCAAGTTGGCCGAATCACTTCCTGCGACTCGCACGTCGGAAGTAATTGGGCGACAGCTCTTGCGTTCGGGTACTTCTGTCGGGGCAAACTACAGAGCGGCACAGCGAGCGAAGTCGCGTCGCGATTTCATCCACAAGCTCGGCACGGTTGAAGAGGAGGCCGATGAGAGCGCATACTGGATGGAAATGCTGATTGAGGCGAAGATTGTCAAGTCGGCGCGTCTGCATCAACTTTTGCAAGAGTGCAATGAGATCCTGGCCATTGTGGCCGCCTCGGCTCGAACCGCAAGAAAGAAGCTCGACTAA
- the flgK gene encoding flagellar hook-associated protein FlgK: MSLTAAMLIGRSALTASQLGIQVAGNNIANVSTPGYSRQVASFLPVGDGGTTAGTQSGRGVSVRDVRRQIDAALQNRLWNGAADESASAQQYQTLSAIEATLGELTNNDFSSRLQGFFNIWSERANLSKSSSVVVQQAGQITDYLRKIQKDLGTIQSQIDSQLKSGVERADQLLSTIANLNVRISTSEGGQGLANSLRDQRDQVISELSKLVDITSVDQPDGSTNILIGSTPVVLAGQSRGMRFDMTEVNGNLEVSVKAKDNSEFLDMQSGQLGALLSDRRQSVGQTSAALNSIASQLIFEVNKLHSTGTNKDGLTAAAGTLSFATADRTRSLNDVYNTATSNLPFQAKSGGFYVTVKQAGTSATQTVRVNVDLDGVDNTGAPGFSNDTSAEDIRAALGAIPGLTASFDAEGKLQVGAQSGFSFSFSDDSSGALALLGVNSFFTGTNASNIAVRSDLVSDPNKLQVGRIVDGSFVENGTALELSKLQNQALAALNGRTIGATWADTVQGIGVATAAAKTTSAAATSVRASLDAQRASISGVSIDEESLNLLNFQRQYQAGARLIDISNQLLTSLMQIV; encoded by the coding sequence ATGAGTCTCACCGCCGCCATGCTGATCGGACGCTCGGCTCTCACCGCGAGCCAGCTCGGCATCCAGGTCGCCGGCAACAACATCGCCAACGTCAGCACGCCCGGCTACAGCCGCCAGGTCGCCTCGTTCCTTCCTGTCGGCGACGGCGGCACGACCGCGGGCACGCAGTCCGGGCGAGGCGTCAGCGTGCGCGATGTCCGCCGCCAAATCGATGCGGCGCTCCAGAACAGACTTTGGAACGGCGCCGCCGATGAGTCGGCTTCGGCCCAGCAATACCAGACTCTCAGCGCGATCGAAGCCACGCTCGGCGAACTCACCAACAATGATTTCTCCTCGCGTTTGCAGGGCTTTTTCAACATCTGGTCCGAGCGCGCCAACCTCTCCAAGAGCAGCAGCGTCGTCGTGCAGCAGGCCGGCCAGATCACCGATTACCTGCGCAAGATCCAGAAAGACCTCGGCACGATCCAGTCGCAGATCGACTCGCAGCTCAAATCCGGCGTGGAGCGCGCCGATCAACTGCTCTCGACCATCGCGAATCTCAATGTCCGGATCTCCACCAGCGAGGGCGGACAGGGGCTTGCAAATTCCCTCCGCGATCAGCGCGATCAGGTCATCAGCGAGCTCTCCAAGCTCGTCGATATCACCTCGGTCGATCAGCCCGACGGCTCCACCAACATCCTGATCGGCAGCACGCCCGTCGTGCTCGCCGGGCAATCACGGGGCATGCGCTTCGACATGACCGAGGTCAACGGAAACCTCGAAGTCAGCGTCAAGGCCAAGGACAACAGCGAATTTCTCGACATGCAGTCCGGCCAACTCGGCGCGCTGCTCAGCGATCGACGCCAGAGTGTCGGGCAGACTTCCGCGGCACTCAACTCGATCGCGAGCCAGTTGATCTTCGAAGTGAACAAGCTGCACTCGACAGGCACGAACAAGGACGGATTGACCGCCGCGGCGGGCACGCTCTCGTTCGCGACGGCCGACCGGACGCGCTCGCTCAACGATGTCTACAACACCGCGACGTCGAATCTGCCGTTTCAGGCAAAGAGCGGCGGCTTCTATGTAACCGTCAAGCAAGCCGGCACAAGCGCGACGCAGACGGTGCGAGTCAACGTCGATCTCGACGGTGTGGACAACACGGGCGCACCAGGATTCTCGAACGACACCTCCGCAGAGGACATCCGCGCGGCGCTCGGCGCGATCCCAGGCTTGACCGCATCATTCGACGCCGAGGGCAAACTCCAGGTGGGCGCGCAGAGCGGGTTTTCATTCAGTTTCAGCGATGATTCGAGCGGGGCGCTCGCACTCCTGGGCGTCAATAGTTTCTTCACGGGTACCAACGCGAGCAACATCGCCGTGCGCAGCGACCTGGTGTCCGACCCCAACAAACTGCAGGTCGGACGCATCGTGGACGGGTCGTTCGTCGAAAACGGAACCGCGCTCGAACTCTCGAAACTGCAGAATCAGGCCCTGGCGGCATTGAACGGCCGGACCATCGGCGCCACATGGGCTGACACCGTACAGGGGATCGGCGTCGCGACCGCCGCGGCAAAGACGACATCTGCCGCGGCGACTTCCGTTCGCGCCAGCCTCGATGCGCAGCGCGCGAGCATCAGCGGCGTCTCGATCGACGAGGAATCGCTCAATCTGCTGAACTTTCAGCGCCAATATCAGGCCGGCGCCCGGCTCATCGATATCTCGAATCAGTTGCTGACGAGCCTGATGCAGATCGTGTAG
- the flgN gene encoding flagellar export chaperone FlgN, whose translation MPPTLTPTPTPTLTLHQTFNTLPQSPALHDDLRDILTEFIAQHEALLQQTTEHHEAIRQADPLRCDRVMHAQRATLSRIAELESQRQSLVKRAQSEIRPAPASLARLSDLARCAPESVRGNLVELADRLKSLVARVQEEQNVVRVVSRVLLAHMEGLMKQVARSLSHAGTYAKSGAVGAGAPIVTSLDVRL comes from the coding sequence ATGCCCCCCACCCTCACCCCAACCCCCACCCCCACACTCACCCTTCACCAGACCTTCAACACGCTTCCCCAATCGCCCGCGCTGCACGACGATTTGCGCGACATCTTGACCGAGTTCATCGCCCAGCACGAGGCGCTGCTCCAGCAAACAACCGAGCATCACGAGGCCATCCGCCAGGCCGATCCGCTCCGATGCGATCGCGTCATGCACGCGCAGCGCGCCACCCTCTCACGTATCGCCGAACTCGAGTCACAGCGCCAATCGCTGGTCAAGCGGGCGCAGAGCGAAATCCGTCCCGCGCCCGCCTCGCTCGCGCGGCTCTCCGACCTTGCACGATGCGCTCCCGAATCCGTCCGCGGCAATCTCGTCGAACTCGCCGATCGCCTCAAGTCGCTCGTCGCACGAGTCCAGGAAGAACAAAACGTGGTGCGCGTCGTCAGCCGCGTACTGCTTGCGCACATGGAGGGGCTGATGAAACAGGTCGCTCGGTCGCTCAGCCACGCCGGAACCTACGCAAAGTCGGGCGCCGTCGGCGCGGGCGCCCCGATCGTCACGAGCCTGGATGTTCGTTTGTGA
- a CDS encoding flagellar basal body P-ring protein FlgI yields the protein MLRLSAILFGIVLALAASPLAFASKVSDLTRIRGQGEFKLRGLGLVVGLNGTGDSGKDLVLARPLAKLLESEGNSPGQITELMGAKAVAVVWVDVTIPEVGGRADDKFDAYVSAAYGAQSLRGGRLVLSPLRGPLPNSPIYAFASGSVELSDPSLGASGKVRAGAQLLRDVAGPVVGDSFDLYISPYFSGWASAQKIATCINSDAGPGPLVQGMDSSIRVSANVATVLDDRTIRVVIPEAERPDKAGFVAAVLSASVRVAELDLPAQVIVNQRSGVIIITGDVEISPGLVTHKDLVINTTVPTPIGTPQNPLTTTTHFAELRTRPRASDNARLADLMSAMKQLDVSVTDQIEILQMLYKTGRLHAKMIVD from the coding sequence ATGCTCCGCCTTTCTGCCATCCTGTTCGGGATTGTGCTCGCGCTTGCGGCCTCCCCCCTTGCGTTCGCCAGCAAGGTCTCCGACCTGACCCGCATCCGCGGCCAGGGCGAGTTCAAGCTTCGCGGGCTCGGACTCGTCGTCGGTCTCAACGGCACGGGCGATAGCGGCAAGGACCTCGTCCTCGCTCGTCCGCTCGCAAAGCTGCTCGAATCTGAAGGCAATTCGCCGGGACAGATTACCGAACTCATGGGCGCGAAGGCGGTTGCCGTCGTGTGGGTTGATGTCACGATACCGGAGGTCGGCGGACGGGCGGACGACAAGTTCGACGCGTACGTTTCCGCCGCGTACGGCGCGCAGAGCCTTCGCGGCGGGCGTCTGGTTCTCTCGCCTCTGCGGGGCCCTTTGCCCAACAGCCCCATTTACGCCTTTGCAAGCGGATCGGTCGAACTGTCGGACCCGTCGCTCGGCGCAAGCGGAAAGGTCCGCGCCGGTGCGCAGCTGTTGCGCGATGTCGCCGGGCCGGTCGTGGGCGACTCGTTCGATCTGTATATCTCGCCGTACTTCAGCGGGTGGGCCTCCGCCCAGAAGATCGCGACCTGCATCAACAGCGATGCCGGCCCGGGACCGCTCGTCCAAGGCATGGATTCGAGCATCCGCGTGAGCGCAAACGTCGCGACCGTGCTGGATGATCGAACGATCCGGGTGGTCATTCCAGAGGCGGAGCGCCCGGACAAAGCGGGATTTGTTGCCGCGGTGCTCTCGGCAAGCGTGCGCGTCGCGGAACTGGATCTTCCTGCGCAGGTCATCGTAAATCAGCGCAGCGGCGTGATCATCATCACCGGCGATGTCGAGATCAGCCCCGGCCTGGTCACTCACAAAGATCTTGTGATCAACACCACCGTGCCGACACCAATTGGTACGCCCCAGAATCCCCTGACGACCACCACGCACTTCGCCGAACTCCGCACTCGCCCGCGTGCCAGCGATAACGCCCGCCTCGCCGATCTCATGTCCGCGATGAAGCAGCTCGATGTCTCTGTCACCGACCAGATCGAAATCCTGCAGATGCTCTACAAGACCGGGCGCCTGCACGCCAAGATGATCGTGGACTAG
- a CDS encoding glucose-6-phosphate isomerase: protein MLKLSYANCLSDRVGEHGLDPAHLAPGGEQAEAIAAHTRRLASTRGKGMEHWRELPFEPARSQHVLAVKSLAERCRSKFGTLMVLGIGGSALGNIALHTALTPPTYNLLEAAKRSGPRLFVVDNVDPSHFGDILEFCRSQPGGLQRTLFNVISKSGETAETAAQFMVVREALRQALGTNYAPNIVAITDPAVGTMRQICENEGYQTLAVPDGVGGRFSVLSPVGLFSAAMCGIDIDSLLTGAADMDKCCSRDDLSTNPAAMLATLLVELGHTKGKINHVLMPYSNALYSFADWFRQLWAESLGKRVSRTGQTVFAGFTPIKALGTTDQHSQMQLFREGPNDKVIGIVEVEHFDEHPRGVHGDVRIPSGLGDSALEYLENRTMSELLHAEKRATEYALVESQRPNFTLSFPKLDAYHVGQFIALWEITTAYAGLLLNIDAYDQPAVELGKQATFGLMGKRGFENFRAKVDSVLSASTRVIAE, encoded by the coding sequence ATGCTCAAGCTTTCGTACGCGAACTGTCTTTCCGATCGCGTCGGCGAACACGGCCTTGATCCGGCGCATCTCGCGCCGGGTGGAGAGCAGGCCGAGGCGATCGCGGCGCACACGCGCCGGCTCGCTTCCACTCGAGGCAAGGGCATGGAGCACTGGCGCGAGCTGCCGTTTGAGCCGGCACGTTCGCAGCACGTACTGGCCGTGAAATCGCTCGCCGAACGCTGCCGGAGCAAGTTCGGCACACTCATGGTTCTGGGAATCGGAGGCAGCGCGCTCGGCAATATCGCGCTCCACACGGCGCTCACGCCCCCCACCTACAACCTGCTCGAAGCCGCCAAACGCAGCGGCCCGCGCCTCTTCGTCGTGGACAACGTCGATCCTTCGCACTTCGGCGATATTCTCGAATTCTGCCGCTCGCAGCCGGGCGGGTTGCAGCGGACGCTCTTCAATGTCATCAGCAAGTCCGGCGAGACGGCGGAGACCGCGGCGCAGTTCATGGTCGTGCGCGAGGCGCTACGCCAGGCGCTCGGCACGAACTACGCTCCGAACATCGTCGCGATCACCGACCCAGCCGTCGGAACGATGAGGCAGATCTGCGAGAACGAGGGATACCAGACGCTCGCCGTTCCGGACGGTGTCGGGGGGCGCTTCAGCGTGCTCAGCCCGGTCGGCCTCTTCTCGGCCGCGATGTGCGGCATCGACATCGATTCGCTGCTCACCGGCGCCGCGGATATGGACAAGTGCTGCTCGCGCGACGATCTCTCGACCAATCCCGCCGCGATGCTCGCGACGCTGCTGGTGGAACTCGGTCACACCAAGGGCAAGATCAATCACGTGCTCATGCCCTATTCCAACGCTCTCTACTCCTTCGCGGACTGGTTCCGCCAGTTGTGGGCGGAATCGCTCGGCAAACGCGTGAGCCGCACCGGCCAGACCGTGTTCGCGGGTTTTACGCCGATCAAGGCGCTCGGCACGACCGATCAGCACAGCCAGATGCAGCTCTTTCGCGAAGGACCGAACGACAAGGTGATCGGGATCGTCGAGGTCGAGCACTTCGACGAGCACCCGCGCGGCGTTCACGGCGATGTGCGCATCCCATCGGGTCTGGGCGATTCGGCGCTCGAATACCTGGAGAACCGCACGATGTCGGAGCTACTCCACGCCGAAAAGCGGGCGACGGAGTACGCGCTCGTCGAGAGCCAGAGGCCGAATTTCACCCTTTCATTCCCGAAACTCGACGCGTACCACGTCGGTCAGTTCATCGCGCTCTGGGAAATCACGACGGCGTATGCCGGGCTGCTCCTCAACATCGACGCTTACGACCAACCGGCGGTCGAGCTTGGCAAGCAGGCGACCTTCGGACTGATGGGCAAGCGGGGATTCGAGAACTTCAGGGCGAAAGTCGATTCTGTTCTGAGCGCGAGCACGCGCGTGATCGCGGAGTGA